TTGGTAATCTAAAGTAGGCTAATGGTTAAAGCATGCTGTTACCACAGCTACCCATGAGTCATGAGTCAACTGTGGAAGTGGCCAAAAACTCAAATATGCCGCTTCTGCACTTCTGATAGTCACTGGTTGCATGTGTCCACTATATAAAAAGGTAACTTCACATGGAAGATATTGTGATACAAATTTAATAAACCTGTGTTTTGTCTAAGTATTATGTCTGCATACTGACATTAAAAAATTAGTTACCAATGtactaaaaacaaaagcatgtgtATAacttgtttttgcctttttaaatataaccttacaaaaaaagaatataaaacattcattttcagaaTACAGAAAACTTCTGTTGGACAGTCATTGGAAATGGCTCATGTATGGAGAAAAATTGAAagcataattaataataaagagTTGCAGCTTTCAATATAATCtatttataaataaaggttagtgcacaattactattgatttgaaaatgtaacctattggggggaaaaaaaaacatttaatgtttttttccccaatatgtagagcatgtgtaattattttatacttagaaaactaacaaaacataatttgaccagaggtgcctTAACCTTTTAATACAACTGTAtatttaaatctctctctctctctctctctccctatatatatatatatatatatatatatatatatatatatatatatatacacacacacacacacatatacacacacacacacacacacacacacacacacacacacaacaatttCTAAAAGATATTTGTATAATATCATCATTATCCAGTATGTTTAgtgctttcatttcaaacaacaaAACTAATGATTTCAACTAACAGAACTGAAAGAAATGCCTGTTGGAACATTTAACATGGAATGCTGTTTTCAAAGGCACATTGTTTTGCATCCTAACAACTGTGGTACGTATGCAAATTTCTAAACGTGGGTCTGGGGGGTGCACAAAATACTAAATACGTGATTCCCTTTAGCACAACAATCTAATATATAACCTATTCTTTTGTTTCATCTTAAGATGGCTGATGCGGTACAAAAAGACTTTGAGCAACATGACAATATACAGTCGAAAGAGGATGTAAGCAATCCCATCCTAACAAATAGTTCCAGAGATGAAAGCCTGTCCCCCATTCCAACACCACTTTCAAAAGAGGCTGTCTCCACACTGTACCAGCAACGGCAGAAATGTGAGCTGAGGCGACTCTTGAAGCACACCTGTCCAGAGCTGAAGGGCCTGGGCACTGTGGTGGACGAGGAGTTTGCTGACATACTAAACTCTGGCATAGCCACAGATATCGCATACGGGGGTGAGGTCCCGTCTAGGCGCTGGATATTTGAGAATGGTGCTGTCAACACTGGGGAAGCATATCAAACACAAACCCATTGGATGGAGAAGGGTGTTCAAGGGGAACATGTGTTTGAACAGCCATCGAGTTGCCTGCAGGAAGAAGTGTCAATACAAAAAAGAGTGCAATCTCTTTTGGCTTCTAACAAAGAGCAAACATCTGAACCAGAGCAAGGATCTGAAGCACTTGCTCAAGAAGAGAACTTTAGAGTCAATGTTAAAGCCACTCGGAAAATGTTTGAAGGTCAGTCAACTGATGCCTTGAGAGACCAAGAGGATGTCTTTTCAGGAAGGGTTGTCATGTCTGAGGAAGAAAAAGGAGCTgtccaaaaacaaaagagagactTTGAGATCTACCAAAATGACACCGTCAAAAGAATCAGTCCACTTAACATTACAGATCTTACAAACATGGATCAGGATAGTGGCGTAGCATATCTAGGCATATCTAAAGCCAAAGAGATCTTTGAAAAGGCATCACAAGACAAAGAAAACAGCTCACCAGCAAACGAGAATGTTGGCACAGAGGATGAAATTCTGAAGACAAATGTAAGAAACAGAACCCAGATGTTTGAGTCAACCCCACTAGATAGGATCAACTGGCAAAATGTGGAAGAACTGGATACCATGGAAAAGAGCATGAGCAAGACCTTAGCTTCTCTTCATAACTTCAATGTAATTCATTCTCATGGAATCCTCATTGAAGCCAGTGAAGCTGGGCATGTGAGAAAGGCAATGTACAACTTAATCCAAGATAAAGGTCCAGAAATTCAACATGAAGAAACAGTAATGGGAAGCATGAAGAGCATTTTGCTTCAGCTTTTGGCAAGAACAAATCTCAAATCATTTATAGCCCATCTGAAAGAGGACGATCAAGGAAATATGGAAATGAAGTATGTAGAGGTCCCAACTCATCAACTTCCATTCACAGTACACCAAGATAAAGAGTACAGAACTACAATCATGGTTCAAGTCATTGAAGACCTGCTTGGACAAGAGACAAGTCTAGGAAAAGGTGTTTTAATACAGGAATGTGACATGGGATCAGTGGAGACTTTAGTTTTTGCTCTTTTTAGACATGATGGCCACGATGCAACAGGTCAATCAGCATACTACCTTTTTGGTTCCAGTGACAACATCAAGGATCAAATATCTCACCCACAGCTTGTGGTGAGCCCACAAAACGAAAGTGAAGCACTTGCTCAAGAAGAGAACTTCAGGGTAGACGTGAAAGCCACGAGAAAAATGTTTGAAGGTCAATCAATGGACACCTTCAGAGGCAACCTGGATGATGCTTTTCTAGGAAGAGTTGTGCCTGAAGCAGATAAAGATGTTCTGCTAGGTAGAAAGGGTGATGACTCACCAAAAATGTGTACCCCACCACCCCCCATCCAGGATAATGATCTGACAGCTTTTGCAATTGACAAAAACAGGACAAGTAATGTGAAACTGTTTCGAAGCTGCATTGAGAAGGGAGAACTGGACTACTTAAAACATCTGCAGAGAAGTCCATCAGATGAAGATCTAAGTGTCACTTCTGAGGAAAGGAAGCAAAATCCTGTTATTGCTCCAGGTAATCTAAAGATGATCAAAGAACTTTTCACCAATACAGATGATGTTAGGCCTTCACTGCAGTCTGATAACCCCATCAGAAAAGAGTTAAAAGAACCATGTGAAGCCAATTCACAAGCACATAAAAATGATTACCTTCTGAGCCTTCCAGAGGTTGAAAAATGGATTACTGAAAGTGAAAATGTCGAACCTGGAAGATCTTTACAGTGTCAGGACGGAAAAAACATGTGCAGTGAAAACACAGATGAAGGTATGATACTTCAGGTGGAGCTGGTTAATGTTGCAGAAGATGATGAGTTGCTGAACCTGCAAGCAGCCATCTCGAGTCTCCAGCAGGCCACTGAGGAGGCAAAGGCTCTTCAACAAAGTATTCAACAGAAGCAACAAGATACTTCTCCTGCAAAGCCTACACATCAAATCATTGCTCTTGGTTCAACAGAGAACCAACATTTCACAGAAGCCATGAAAGAAGATCATTTTAGGGAGAGCGAGTCCACACAGAATCTCGAAATTGGACACCaacaagaagaaagagaggaggcaATGAAAGGTAGTGTACAAGCAGCTCTTGATTCTTTGGGGAAATCCAGTTTCAACGTCACTAAAGGTGATTTTAGAGCTGCAATGATTTATAGGAACTCAGGAAAAGCTTATGCTGGGcagaagaaaacaatacatGGGGAGACTGCTGTCAGACTGTCTGACGTGGTTGCTGCCTCAGAGGAAAATAAAGCATGCCTTTCCTCTCCCCTGCCTGGACAGGTGACTCTAGAGGCACAGCAAGAGGGAGCTGAAATAGGCCCTTGTCAAGGGCAGCCTAGAAATAACCCAACAGTATGCCCCGCTCTAAAAAACCAAGCACACCCAGTGGCTTCTGTTCAGAGCAAAAAAACTCTTGGACCTAAGCCAGCCATTCCACCTAAACCAGACCATTTAAAGGTAAACCTTAGCTCTAACGCCAATGCCATTCCTGGGTGTGCAACAAATGCAGGGAACCTAAATAAAACGCAAGctgaaacaaacaccaaattaAAACAATGTGCAGAAAATGAGACAGCAGAACAGCAGAGTCAAGGTCATATCAACATTTGCCCTGAGGGAAATGTAAGcatagaagagaagagggacCAAATGCTTGAAGAACACCAAAGGAGCTGCCCAGCAAACCTGCAAAGCCTAAATGAAGCTGCCCCAGGATTTCAAACTGCTCTGCAGAACTTTGGGATGAAGACAGGCCGAGCTGCACCACCTGTGAAACCCAAAAGAATCAAAATGGCCACAAATACCACTGCTGCTGTTTTGGAGAACAGCCCAAATGACACACCAGCAGGTGAAGGTGAACATAAGGAACAACCCCAGATCAATGTGATAATGAGGGAAAAGAAAGTCAAGACGGAAAGTGAAGAAGAACGAAGACAGAGGCTGTCAGTGCACATGGATGAAATCATGAGGGGAAACACAAATGCAGCGCTAGAAATCTTTGACCAGCTGAGAAAGCAAGAGGAGCTAAAAAATATCCTCTCTAAAGTTGAAGAAATTGAAGAAGAGACGAACCAGGAACATGTAAGTGACCTTCAAAAGATATTCGAGAGTGTACCGGATTGGGTTGTGCCTCAAAAAAATGTTATGgtagaagaaaaagaaggaagatCAGAGATGGTCTGTGAACGAGAGATGATGTCATCAATGCAGGTGGCGTATGGAGACCTTGAAAAAGCCAGTGCTGCAATAATTACCCTTAAAGAACAAACATTGTCAAGGCTTATGGACATAGAGGAAACCATCAAGAAAGCTCTCTATTCAGTCTCCACACTGAAATCTGACTCCGACATTGCAGGACTCTCTGGTTTATTCAAGGAGTCCATGATGGCGGTGCATAGCTCCCCTATCTCAGGAAATATACGAAAGATTAGCATTGGCTCAAGCAAATCTCCCAGAGTCCAGAATGGGAATAACTTAGATGTTTCTGGGAAGAGTATTACTGGAGAACCAGCCATGCAAGCAGACAGACTGAAACCAGAGCTTGGCCTTCCAGCAACTAAGCCAAGGTCAAGTTCTCCTTCCTCGCCCTCTTTCATTTCCATCCAGTCTGCTGCCAGAAAGAACACGGAGAATCCAGCACCCCCAAATTCTCAAAGAATTCCTCAGAGCGCAAAGACAGAGACTTTTCAGTCAACAACATGTTACAACGTGGCTGCTGACCGCAGGCTATGCTGTGTTACAAAGGGGCCCTCCTGCAGCCCTGCCAGTGAAAGACGGCAAGTCAGTACACTGGAAGTGCAGACGATCCCTGAGGGAGAGAAAATCATAGGCACCAAGACAATCCGAGAGAAATACGAAGAAATGGATTGTTTCGGCAACAAGTTCTACTCCTCCAAAACGTCCACTGTCATGACCACTGAGCCTGAAACAAGCGCATGTTTCAGGAGCAGTCCAGCCACATCAGAAGTTGTGACCTTTCCAAGAATCAATATAGCCTCTGTTAAAGAAGATACAGCTTCTTCATAAGATGATAGAAATAAATAGGAGAGTAAAGCTCAAGAAAGATCTACAATCTGACACACTAATGTATTGTTTGAAACTCTAGTGCACCTGTTTGGTTTGCATTTGATAGgattatgtttatgtttaagtAATGTGTATGTTTCCGTGGTAAAGTAGTAttcttgttgtgttttttatttatgaaatcCCATTCCATATGATTTTCATTTCAAGCTGATTTTACAGACAGACTGTCAAGGAAAACATGTATTTATGATTCGCTAGAAATGTGGGAATAAATCATTTGTATATCATTGCATAGTACTGTGCTAAATACAATCAGAAATCCAACAGCTTTACAACACCTTTGTAGCATGTGCAAATTCTGCATTTGGAAAAGTTATCTGAAAGCTGGAAATATTGAAAAGAAAAGGCAGAACTAGATATTATTGAATATGGCTATATTAGACAGTTTAATTCATATTATTATCACAAAACGTTGCAGTGTgacaaaaacctgaaaaacacttCAAATTACTCGCAGTGCACCAAAATTCTGTCCTCTAAACTTTTTCTGTCGAAGATGGTACAAAAATGGCGATTTTGATTTTGACCCAAACCCACCCCTCCGTCCTCCCCAAAATGAAACAGGCTAACAAGAAGGTGTCAAAATCTAATACAAATCATTTGAATGGtgaagaaaatgacaaatgCTGATTAAAAATCCTACTTGTTTTCTTCAGTTTGAGTTGGCCGATGCAGTCACATTCAGTCAGCAGATTAACAAGATTAACAGTGAAAATGGCAAACGTGTGGAACTGTTTCATGGTGTCTATGAGAGACATTAGACAGTCACTGTTCACTTAGTAATTCCCTTTAAAACACAATTCCAAGTAAAGACATGTTAAGCAGAATGCAgcaaaacagaagcagaaagtcCCTGCTAACATGCAAACACATACTGTAACCAATTTTTGAAatactcctggtcaaatgacatgctttgttgacCTTCCAAGTAAAAGTAAGATCCTGTGCAAGGAACACAGagtgcattttaatgcacaattactgtttgatttctgaatgtaacatattgaaGAATGTGCAAAACGCATATTTTcttctcaatatgttaaactgtgaaaatgaatagaaattgtgcacaaaaagCGCAGAAAGttttcacaaaacaaaacatgtcatttgacttggggggtttaaacatttgcatatgactgttttATAGCAATATTATAAcattacaaaatataatattattatatggTTATTGATATATGTAGTGACAATGTAAAATAAGAGAGGAATGCTTAGTGAGAGAACATTAAGCACATGACAATAGCTCAAGTGACTCCAAACCAGTTTAACCTTGATGTGCCTGCAGTTTCAGCCGGCCGCTCAGGATATGTGCTCTGCATGCCTCACACCGGTTTACCCCATGGAGAAAATGGCAGCAGATAAATTCATTTTCCACAAAAAATGTTTCTGCTGTAAGCACTGCAAACAGAAACTCAGGTAAGAAAATTCAAGCTGATAACTGCAAGTTTTAAAACCGTGATCACAAACTGCAAGCCCTTTCATTTCTGAATGGCATCTGCTTTTATACACAGCGAGTGGCACTGTGGGGCAGTCTGCTACCACCTGTAGGTTGAGGGCTGCCACTGTCTAGGCCTGATCTTTCTGCTCCTTCAGGAATGTGATTCAGATGAATCAATTAATACACAATTCGAATTACAGCACAACACTGAGTCAATTACTGTAGTAGAAACAAATCAAGTGCAAATCATGCAATGTCGCACTTTATTCAAatacataaacaacaaaaataacatttttataaatacatcATCATCACTGATAATAAAACAACTATGTCAACGGTTTGTCTTCCCTGGTTGTAGTCTTCGTAACTACGCATCCCTCTATGGAGAGTTCTACTGTGTGTTCCACTACCAGCAGCTGTTCCGAAAGAAAGGCAACTACGATGAAGGGTTCGGCTATCAGCAGCATAAGAACCGCTGGCTGCTGAGCAAAACTAACGGCACTGACGGCATATGAACCCAGTAAGCTGTGAGTGTACAATGAGCCTATTTGCAGTGcaagactgtgcaaaagttctagGTGGCtataaaaatggtttaaaactatttatcttatgcatatacaaatatacatataaaaacaataaacagtaaaggGTCATTCCGCTACACAACATTTTTCTCtaactacagtacccagcacgCATTGCGCAAACATCGTGCAACCTGATGCACTGATGTAGAAGTTAATGACTACGTGATATTCAGTTTCATAGCAGTAACATTGTCTATCTGGCCTCCTTGCTagtcagaaaaaatgaaaacaacagcCCACCTTCACATATTCACTTCAAAGCAGTTTCAAATGTtcttcccaccttcaagatacatcatcagaaggggggtTTACAAGTGTTTGAGCTAGAAATCTCTCTAGAGATTACAGCAGCACTACAGCAGGTTGTGAttaagcatgtttacaacagatgctGAATTGATTGTTTTGTCTGAAGTGGCCCTTTAAGGTGACACACTAACACATATCAAATCACAacatattgtttatttgtattaattattattattattattattattattataaaacacaatgttttaagacttttgcacagtactgtgtgtccAAGTAACCAAATATATGTACAAATGTGTTTGATCTGGTGGGTGGGCTTGGGGCTGAGGTTGAAcattaattctgttttttttgttttgtattatacgatgtttttatttttgtgaatgTATAATACAAAAGCACATAATAtactgtgtttattctgtttctatttagatcgagctttcatctttgaagaCGGTGAACTGTGAAGAAAATACTGGCAACAGTGTCATTCAGTTTTGGAGTCACCACCCAAAGCCTCTGCCATTTGATTCTAATTCTAAgatgaatgtatttaaataatttcacaAACACAAACGTGTAGAAataacattgatttttttttttttttttttaaaggtaacACTTATAAATGCGTTATTTACAATAAGGAACAGTCTTATGCCAAAGTCTGAACTTCCCTGGGCAAATgatgtttggttgattttctaagtgaaaataaatgaacacacattttactgaaaacacacttaaatctGCATTTGTCTCCTAATTTTGGTGCAGAATTTCTTTTGATTTGAgtttaatattttggaaaacCAACATAAAATACTGGcgactaattcttcagtgatatgaaacaGAAGTCagttattcaccagcttcttgctaGAATTttccggttccaccttaaatagaacagcagttacattctggcacttcaggcaccagaactgctggactgtttaagttggaacgggaaatttagctaagctagctagctaccgaggcATTGGCATACTGTTAGcgttttatgcttgttatgaagaaaagggccttaatacattgaaacaacattaaactaagacaatacaaaGGCCAATGTAATTTGTAATGgagaaaataattacatttgagGGTTTTTTGGATGTTTGCATAGCGGGTTTTTCTTATTTCCTTGTAACAgtctgtttggagtgagtctctgaaaaaccgccatatagccctaacacttcgccctacccctctatctcaacaaaaatagGGACACTTTACCCCTAGACGTCAACACGCTAATCGGAGGGCTAAGGGTTAAGGGGTAGGGGCAAGTGGGATTGAGCCTATGTGTAACTTATttatactggggaaaaaaagttcaataaaatgtatttcGACCATgcgtgcccaaacttttgcacacgaccgTAATCTACAAGAGAATATAAAACGCCGCTTGGAGCTTAAACAGAGGCTACAGCTTGGCATGTGATTTAGCACTATAATATACTAATGATCACACTGCAGGCCAAGAACACTGACTAGTGATACAGCAGTTTCAATAGCAAACAAGATCACAACAGCTTCTGACAACTGtagatcttttttctttttttgtttgttttaaattcaCCGGAAGTTATATGATCACACATTAAAGAGCTGCACAGAATTTGCTTTTAGAGTTTATTCCATAAAGACGTACAAAATATATTCATTTCCTCTCCAGTCAGAACTTCCaggatgttgtttttttgctttagaTACAAATCTATTGTAGTCAAGCAGACATCATTACGCTAACATCAAACTTACAAAACCTGCATTTAAAGAAAACGAATTAACAGTATGAATTAAAGCTACTGTGACCACTGTGTCTGCAGCCTGCTCAGCTCTGCTGAAACTGACTGTGTTCCATAAAAGCTATAAacaagtattttaaaaatatgaactaTTATTAAAACTATTACTTTAAATATATTAACTGTTACCCCAACAATGAAttcatcatcctcatcctccacACCACTTTGGATGTCTTAGTACATTTGGTCCTTTTCTACTGTTCAGTAATATAATACACAATAAGGCACAGCGTCTACAGCTTTAAGAAATAAATGCATCATGGAAACGTCGCAGTGTCTCATAATTTTGTGCTCTTCGCTGTTTCTTCAGTTGATGTTTGCTGATGGAGTCCATTTTCAACACTTCCTTTCTTTGATGTCCTACAAATCAGAAATGCATACATATATTAGCAATGGAAATTTGCTGGCAAATTAATGTTTATAttgtcaaaaacatttttatacattatgcaaacacttcatgatgaatggaccaatggaatgacaacagaaacaaacaaaacgtGCATTTGCTTTCTCCTGAAAAGACACCATTTCAGAGACATGATGTTCAAACTCACTTGTTGTGATCCATCAGAGCGTCAGTATGATCCAGAAGCTCGGTGTTCAGAGTCTCTGGCAGCATGAAACAAAGCCCCCCGCCCAAAAATGGCAGAGAGCCGTAGATGATCATGGGAATGGCGTAGTGATAGACGTCCAGCAGACCGATAAGAGGAGCCAGAATACCAGCCACACGTGCACACATGGAGTTCAGCCCAACCCCATTCTGTCTGCAACACACAGGCCAAcaggttaaaggggaattccattcaCTTCACGagatgtctgcataattaagccATTGAGATGTTAGCAcagagaatacaatacaatacatccaGCATGATCAAACAGCAtgatcaaacaaacatcaaacaaagaccagcgcagaccagggcaaacacagggcttatatcagaggcaagacgagggacaggtggaaaacaggtggtaacgatcaggggtggagtcagacaacaagggggctggacaaaacaaatgcacatggatgatcaaaagtaaacaaaaagcacatggaggagtggaaggagccaattgtgacagtgCCCAAAATTACAACCCACGgtacaaaatgtttttccatatCTTTTGTGCAGtagcacatttccaccagagaggtctccaaacccCCAAATCTTACATCTTGCAGCTTTAATGAATTACTAATGAGTGTGGTttcatgcactcaataatccaatcataattggatttttgcagttatctgattattcaaatggtaaTGTGAACATCGTACTCTGATTTCTAATATCAGAGTActgtctagaaatctgattaagaggattttagctcagtaatcagatttctcagtgtatgtGTGAAAATAGATCGCAGTACAAGAAATAACCAAGCAGCATTCCCTGACAGTACCCGCAAGATGGCAAcatgctgaaaccaactacaagCTTGATGAAATTAagggtttaaatattcttcGTACTCTAGATAATGCGTGTTCaaattttcaggtaaagtggcgcaatGATTAAAAAACCGCGGTATGAAGTCTgagtttacattacatttacatcacatcatcttctgtgagtttattggctggtttcgaagcagaaatccgattactgcctgactcatatagacccggagtttcccgtTATCTGTTTATTCAAGTGCATGTGAAAGTATTGATTGGATTActaacaaaatctgattttctacagcTATTGGATTTTTAAGTGCATATAAATACACTCAGTGATTAAATACACACAGGAATTAAAGAATTCATAGTATATTACATTACAATGTAAACAGACTCACCTCACAACAGTGGGATAAAGTTCAGCGGTGTACACATATGCTATGGAAAATGAAGCAGCAAGTGAGAACTTTCCTATCACCGCTATTACAGTCACCACCACAGGGTATTCTGGAAAAACAGGCAAAGACAGTAATAATGTGACCTTCTTTTTTTCACAATGTTAGACATATCTAATTCATATTCTCTATCTAAGTCTGTCCTGTTGCATTATAGCCATCAATCTTCTACAtgacacatacaaacacactgcaggttTCGTTACAACAAGCTTGACTGTCTTTTTGCTTCATTCTTTGTCTCTGACACAATGTTCTAACATAGAATAACAGAGTACAGGGCCAGTGCACAGACATGTCGGTGGAGCTCAAGTGGTAAAAAGCGCAACatgaacataaaataaacttaatttaatttacagcaTATTGAAACCACTTTTACcaagagagatggagtgatcATGTTTCAGAGGACACTAAGCTTATAGGCAGCAAACAATATTCTAAAGTTACTGCCTGAGCAGGGATTTGAACCCCAACCTCCAACATACAGAATGTAATGTTACACACTATCCTGCCTACTTGCTGTTAGCCTTGTTTTACAGTTCCACGGAGCTAAAGTTATTAGTGTCACTTACCACtgcttttttgctttgttgtcCTTAAATATCCACTCTGCACAAAAGTATCCATTTCTTTAACAGATTAATGGGGcttttctacaattaatgtttatttttacagtttttttttagtctctagtctttaaattcacacttctcCTGTATaccgtctatttaatgttattgctacATTGGAGTCTGAGAGTAATGCAATTTcaatacactgtatgtcctgtacacaTTGTAGTACTGACAATAAAGCTGAGTTGACTTGACTTATTGGTGGGATTTCCAGCGCTATGGTGACGCATACAAGTCGGGGTTGCTGAGGTTAAATCTGCATAAGCAATAGTACTTCACCAGAAAGGGGGAGCTCAAGAGCAATGAAGCTTTTGGAACCACAGCCAAACCGCTCTATTTGCTTGGTGATATTGAGCCTTGCTGAAATGGATCTCGATGAACAGCCGCACAAACAATATTATTATGCATGCTGACCAAAAGGGCACTTGCTCAGTCTCATTACAAAGGCCACTGGCTCAAGGCCTTCTCCTTGGTCTATCTGTGCATGTGCCTGGCTACAGCTCCATGTTAAACCGAGCACTGTACACACCTGATGGGACGGCGAGAATCACAAGGCAGGCCGTTCCCCCGAGGAGCAGTGCTGCGCTCTGACTTTTCTTCCTGCCAAAGCGCTCAATTAGCGGATAGCAGCCGAGGCGGGCAGGGAGCTCTGCAATGCCAAAGATGAGCTGAGTGAGGTAGATATCCAGGCCAAAGTTCCCCA
This portion of the Pygocentrus nattereri isolate fPygNat1 chromosome 24, fPygNat1.pri, whole genome shotgun sequence genome encodes:
- the LOC108439374 gene encoding LIM domain-containing protein isoform X2, which translates into the protein MADAVQKDFEQHDNIQSKEDVSNPILTNSSRDESLSPIPTPLSKEAVSTLYQQRQKCELRRLLKHTCPELKGLGTVVDEEFADILNSGIATDIAYGGEVPSRRWIFENGAVNTGEAYQTQTHWMEKGVQGEHVFEQPSSCLQEEVSIQKRVQSLLASNKEQTSEPEQGSEALAQEENFRVNVKATRKMFEGQSTDALRDQEDVFSGRVVMSEEEKGAVQKQKRDFEIYQNDTVKRISPLNITDLTNMDQDSGVAYLGISKAKEIFEKASQDKENSSPANENVGTEDEILKTNVRNRTQMFESTPLDRINWQNVEELDTMEKSMSKTLASLHNFNVIHSHGILIEASEAGHVRKAMYNLIQDKGPEIQHEETVMGSMKSILLQLLARTNLKSFIAHLKEDDQGNMEMKYVEVPTHQLPFTVHQDKEYRTTIMVQVIEDLLGQETSLGKGVLIQECDMGSVETLVFALFRHDGHDATGQSAYYLFGSSDNIKDQISHPQLVVSPQNESEALAQEENFRVDVKATRKMFEGQSMDTFRGNLDDAFLGRVVPEADKDVLLGRKGDDSPKMCTPPPPIQDNDLTAFAIDKNRTSNVKLFRSCIEKGELDYLKHLQRSPSDEDLSVTSEERKQNPVIAPGNLKMIKELFTNTDDVRPSLQSDNPIRKELKEPCEANSQAHKNDYLLSLPEVEKWITESENVEPGRSLQCQDGKNMCSENTDEGMILQVELVNVAEDDELLNLQAAISSLQQATEEAKALQQSIQQKQQDTSPAKPTHQIIALGSTENQHFTEAMKEDHFRESESTQNLEIGHQQEEREEAMKGSVQAALDSLGKSSFNVTKGDFRAAMIYRNSGKAYAGQKKTIHGETAVRLSDVVAASEENKACLSSPLPGQVTLEAQQEGAEIGPCQGQPRNNPTVCPALKNQAHPVASVQSKKTLGPKPAIPPKPDHLKVNLSSNANAIPGCATNAGNLNKTQAETNTKLKQCAENETAEQQSQGHINICPEGNVSIEEKRDQMLEEHQRSCPANLQSLNEAAPGFQTALQNFGMKTGRAAPPVKPKRIKMATNTTAAVLENSPNDTPAGEGEHKEQPQINVIMREKKVKTESEEERRQRLSVHMDEIMRGNTNAALEIFDQLRKQEELKNILSKVEEIEEETNQEHVSDLQKIFESVPDWVVPQKNVMVEEKEGRSEMVCEREMMSSMQVAYGDLEKASAAIITLKEQTLSRLMDIEETIKKALYSVSTLKSDSDIAGLSGLFKESMMAVHSSPISGNIRKISIGSSKSPRVQNGNNLDVSGKSITGEPAMQADRLKPELGLPATKPRSSSPSSPSFISIQSAARKNTENPAPPNSQRIPQSAKTETFQSTTCYNVAADRRLCCVTKGPSCSPASERRQVSTLEVQTIPEGEKIIGTKTIREKYEEMDCFGNKFYSSKTSTVMTTEPETSACFRSSPATSEVVTFPRINIASVKEDTASS